A genomic region of Rhipicephalus sanguineus isolate Rsan-2018 chromosome 1, BIME_Rsan_1.4, whole genome shotgun sequence contains the following coding sequences:
- the LOC119399995 gene encoding nudC domain-containing protein 2 produces MPLSHFDERSGAVSCPTPWGRWWQTVGEVFAEIEVPKGTRGKDVRIQITPRHISCTVHGKELFSGNLYRTVVADESTWTIEERQRVLILLVKTEPANSEKVWESLLEGQYAPDPHIMHEMMKKLDLEKFQMENPGFDFSGAKLDKAYDRIPGLHDDALESQAMGFHLQQAKSESTDRTDANAGSLS; encoded by the coding sequence ATGCCACTGTCACATTTTGATGAGCGGAGTGGTGCTGTGAGTTGCCCAACACCCTGGGGTCGCTGGTGGCAGACAGTGGGTGAAGTATTTGCCGAGATTGAAGTTCCCAAAGGCACACGAGGCAAGGATGTTCGGATCCAGATTACTCCTAGACACATATCTTGCACAGTGCATGGAAAGGAGCTCTTTTCTGGGAATCTTTATCGCACTGTTGTTGCTGATGAATCAACATGGACCATTGAGGAGCGACAGCGGGTGTTGATTTTGCTTGTCAAGACAGAACCCGCTAATTCGGAAAAGGTGTGGGAATCGCTGCTTGAGGGACAGTATGCACCAGATCCACACATCATGCACGAGATGATGAAGAAACTGGACCTAGAGAAGTTTCAAATGGAGAACCCAGGCTTTGACTTCAGTGGAGCCAAACTAGATAAAGCATATGACCGCATTCCAGGCCTTCATGACGACGCTTTGGAAAGTCAGGCAATGGGATTTCATCTGCAACAAGCAAAGAGTGAATCTACTGACAGGACGGATGCTAATGCTGGAAGCCTTTCTTAG